The following coding sequences lie in one Anomaloglossus baeobatrachus isolate aAnoBae1 chromosome 7, aAnoBae1.hap1, whole genome shotgun sequence genomic window:
- the LOC142245708 gene encoding serine protease 33-like — MELRILGALIFLHLAVPSPADGRSVCGSPQVPGRIVGGTDAVPGEWPWQVSLLKLILGTNRYYHSCGGSLIANQWVLTAAHCFDADSNYGNYVVRLGSYQLLADEPHRIDSSVSRIIIYPWYSSQTMIGDIALMKLSNPVTYTMYIMPICLPASSVTFPCGLDCWATGWGDIKSDVSLPSPMTLQKVMVPLIDYKTCDKMYHVNSEVSSNKPIIYNSMICAGYSKGKNDSCQGDSGGPLVSQVNGIWYQPGVVSWGTGCALPDRPGVYTLVSAYQTWIKSYVSDLSFYDVRNIPKPSQKCRGNMNASCYLLILLVITASLLRYL, encoded by the exons ATGGAGCTGAGGATTCTTGGGGCGCTTATATTTCTGCACCTTG CTGTTCCCAGCCCTGCAGATGGCCGCTCGGTCTGTGGTTCCCCGCAGGTACCCGGGCGCATAGTTGGTGGCACAGACGCTGTGCCGGGAGAATGGCCATGGCAAGTCAGTCTGCTGAAGCTCATACTGGGCACTAACAGATACTACCACTCATGCGGGGGCTCCCTGATCGCAAACCAGTGGGTGCTGACCGCGGCACACTGCTTTGATGC AGATTCCAACTATGGAAACTATGTAGTGCGTCTGGGCTCCTACCAACTCCTGGCCGATGAACCTCACAGAATTGATAGTTCTGTGTCAAGGATTATAATTTATCCCTGGTACTCAAGTCAAACGATGATAGGAGACATTGCCCTGATGAAGCTCTCCAATCCGGTCACTTACACCATGTACATTATGCCCATCTGCCTGCCCGCCTCTTCTGTCACCTTCCCATGTGGTCTGGACTGCTGGGCAACCGGCTGGGGAGATATTAAATCAGACG TGAGCCTGCCGTCTCCAATGACCCTTCAGAAGGTGATGGTTCCACTAATTGACTACAAGACGTGTGACAAGATGTATCATGTGAACTCAGAGGTCAGCAGTAATAAACCCATAATCTATAACTCCATGATATGTGCCGGATATTCAAAAGGAAAGAATGACTCCTGCCAG GGAGACTCCGGAGGACCTCTCGTGTCTCAGGTCAACGGCATCTGGTACCAGCCTGGCGTTGTGAGCTGGGGTACTGGATGTGCTTTACCCGACCGCCCCGGGGTCTACACCCTGGTATCTGCCTACCAGACCTGGATAAAGTCCTACGTATCAGACCTGAGCTTCTATGATGTGCGCAATATCCCGAAACCTTCCCAAAAATGCAGAGGGAACATGAACGCCTCGTGTTATCTGCTGATACTCCTCGTTATCACAGCCTCACTACTCCGGTATCTCTAG